From one Triticum aestivum cultivar Chinese Spring chromosome 4B, IWGSC CS RefSeq v2.1, whole genome shotgun sequence genomic stretch:
- the LOC123093834 gene encoding F-box protein At4g00755 — MAMSKPQQGDPAGFLDLVGPDLSACVFARLQDPADLARAAAVSRPWRRFVEGNGFLKKVCVRKFPELAVLTAAVEVRRSPGPGGGGAVDASAAAQAEHRIYSHLYGALVAAGPPADCILHCIGASSTDNFPDETIDNTLEPQDRVNNRFSYWSSAGQDDPDVPETLTYRLASDICVVDEIRIQPFKAFFQIGHPIYSSKMVRFRMGHCKLPRPSESFITDDDDNQAVIADENYIWTYTSPEFLMLQENKLQTFKLPRPALCIGGVVKIELLGRVQKQATDDRYYICVCHAQVVGRSLSPVFMVNINDSAGYSILKHLPEAKNLSVEELMQDSASDSQEWKDALASYRETGHLATALLNVLHEGPAHPAQDAPHGAALLQEIQAMQGDADLMQQLQVDAQLLYLLQDGVLQLQDEDGLQAMEEDDDADGGGGVSDNDPFA, encoded by the exons ATGGCCATGTCCAAGCCGCAGCAGGGCGACCCCGCGGGCTTCCTCGACCTCGTCGGCCCGGACCTCTCCGCCTGCGTCTTCGCCCGCCTCCAAGACCCCGCCgacctcgcccgcgccgccgccgtctcccgccCCTGGCGCAGATTCG TGGAGGGGAACGGCTTCCTCAAGAAGGTGTGCGTGCGCAAGTTCCCGGAGCTGGCCGTCCTCACGGCCGCGGTGGAGGTGCGCAGGTCCCCcgggcccggcggcggcggcgccgtcgatGCCAGCGCCGCCGCGCAGGCGGAGCACAGGATCTACTCCCACCTCTACGgcgcgctcgtcgccgccgggCCCCCCGCCGACTGCATCCTGCACTGCATCGGCGCCTCCAGCACCGACAACTTCCCCGACGAGACCATCGACAACACGCTCGAGCCGCAGGACCGCGTCAACAACCGTTTCTCCTACTGGTCCAGCGCCGGCCAGGACGACCCCGACGTGCCCGAGACGCTCACCTACAGGCTCGCCTCCGACATCTGCGTCGTCGATGAGATCAGGATACAGCCCTTCAAAG CATTCTTTCAGATTGGACATCCTATATACTCTTCAAAGATGGTGCGGTTCCGGATGGGCCATTGCAAACTTCCTCGTCCATCAGAGTCATTTATCACAGATGATGATGATAACCAAGCAGTAATTGCTGATGAAAACTACATCTGGACTTACACCTCGCCTGAGTTCCTGATGTTACAG GAAAATAAACTGCAGACGTTTAAACTCCCGCGCCCAGCCCTGTGCATTGGTGGTGTAGTAAAGATTGAGCTGCTGGGAAGAGTGCAGAAACAAGCAACAGATGATAGGTATTACATATG TGTCTGCCATGCTCAAGTGGTCGGGCGTTCGCTCTCACCAGTCTTCATGGTCAACATCAACGACTCGGCTGGCTACTCCATCCTCAAGCACCTGCCAGAGGCCAAGAACCTCAGCGTGGAGGAACTGATGCAGGACAGCGCTAGTGACTCGCAGGAGTGGAAGGACGCTTTGGCCAGCTACAGGGAGACGGGGCATCTGGCCACCGCCCTCCTGAACGTGCTCCACGAGGGGCCGGCGCACCCCGCGCAGGACGCGCCGCATGGGGCGGCGCTCCTGCAGGAAATCCAGGCAATGCAGGGAGACGCGGACCTCATGCAGCAGCTGCAGGTGGACGCGCAGCTCCTGTATTTGCTGCAGGACGGTGTGCTGCAGCTGCAGGATGAAGACGGTCTACAGGCCATGGAGGAAGATGATgatgcggacggcggcggcggcgtgtcggACAACGACCCCTTCGCCTAG